GGAAACGGACATTCGGGAGATTACAACCAAACTGTTAACATTTACAGTCCTACACCGTTAACACCGTCCGAAGTTGCAAGGCAGACCAGAAATGCTTCAAGACGTTTAGTTCTGGGGGTGTAAAATGCCAAAGATATTAACATATATAAATAATAAGGGTCGAAGTATTCAAATAGGGTACTTTGATCCTTTCTATTTAGTTAACTTTGATGGAGGTACAAATACCCCTAAGACAAAAATCAATACCTCCAAAGGCTCGGGTCAGGACGGTGAAAGCTATATAGGTAGCACAATAGAAGTGAGGAATATTGTTATTGATTTTCAGATTGAGAACAACTATTCAGCCAACAGGAATCTTCTATACAGTGTTTTTATTCCTAAATCGGAAGGTACTTTGATATTTGAACAGGATAACATAAAGAGAAAAATTTCATGCAGAGTTGAAAGTCTTGACCTTAATGATAATAAAATTCCAAAGACCGCATCACTAAGTTTACTGTGTCCTAGCCCATTTTGGGAGGATATCAACAGTATCCGCAATAATATTGCTTCATGGCTTCCGGCATTTGAATTTCCACTTAAAATAATACCTGATGGTAGTGAAATGGGCCAAAGACAGTTGAGTCTTGTGGTCAATGTAATTAATAACGGAGACATACCACTTGGGATGGTAGTAGAATTTAAAGCTTTGGGAAGTGTGTTAAATCCGAGTATTTTTGATGTTTACAAGCAACAGGAGCTTAAAATTAATATTGAAATGGAGGCCGGAGATATCATAACGGTAAGTACCCTATATGGAAAGAAAAGAGCAGAATTAAACAGATCAGGAATTATAACAAACGTGATTAATGCTCTTGATCCTGACAGCGTATTTCTGCAATTTGAACCGGGAGATAATCTTATCAGGTACAACGCTGACCAAAACCTCAATAACCTGGAAGTATTAATTTACTATACTCCGGCCTATCTGGGGGTGTGATATGGAACTTTACATATATAACAGAAGCCTTGATTTAATTGGACTTATTGATGTGTTTGACAGTTTGAGGTGGCGGAGAAGGTATTTTCAGCCCGGGGAATTTGAACTTCATTTAAAGTA
This region of Clostridium sp. BNL1100 genomic DNA includes:
- a CDS encoding phage tail family protein encodes the protein MPKILTYINNKGRSIQIGYFDPFYLVNFDGGTNTPKTKINTSKGSGQDGESYIGSTIEVRNIVIDFQIENNYSANRNLLYSVFIPKSEGTLIFEQDNIKRKISCRVESLDLNDNKIPKTASLSLLCPSPFWEDINSIRNNIASWLPAFEFPLKIIPDGSEMGQRQLSLVVNVINNGDIPLGMVVEFKALGSVLNPSIFDVYKQQELKINIEMEAGDIITVSTLYGKKRAELNRSGIITNVINALDPDSVFLQFEPGDNLIRYNADQNLNNLEVLIYYTPAYLGV